One stretch of Bacteroidota bacterium DNA includes these proteins:
- a CDS encoding carbohydrate-binding module family 20 domain-containing protein, with protein sequence MNKIIALFFLLSTILCSQPRIVESGVLFTYSKPAKSVSVCGDFNSWTRDANPMKQDSAGVFSIVVAMKPGIYQYKLYVDSTWTLDDSNPGTIENYNNSSKNSVFTLTENNEIAYHGYQPTAQGIMNDTYPKSGGTLYVNLIWHQHQPLYLDPATDQLQGPWVRTHATKDYFDMASILEHYPNIHYNVNLTSSMLFQLQKYYVDRLKPFVDVKKNKIDAKKFFAHWKGKTDPWIDLALKPTKDFTNDDLQYLLYNTWNAFGISEVQISRFPAYSTLKERNAKKESFIEQELRDIKFWFYLAHFDPDFLEKKMWLPDGTIIDLTDLVTRHSDGTYHLLKEITEEDCNRIIVETYKVCANVIPIHKKLMYNHKSHQGQIEVATTPFFHPILPLIFDSDLGRICQPNDAMPNRFSYPQDADAQVGMAVDFYTKTFGQPPLGMWPGEGSVAHEVVPIFKKNGIQWIATDEKILARSKPHDQPKYYPYEVDSSDVAVVFRETELSDKIGFTYQNFVGEDAADDFIKSILRYAPTEGVPDRLLTVILDGENAWEWYRRDNDAKDFLHALYRKLSKLHKTKQVVTVTMSEYIHGNPKRDISAHPVESMRKLDWLFPGSWINANYDTWIGEEEENRAWNYLLTARQDLEHSGLKQPKPTDPEPKANTKKWFAYKTWEAMYAAEGSDWFWWYGTDQNAPAGDKPFDIAFITHLRNLYTFGEKAGGKFPKREFNPIISEHVQLTTKVAGGTMAQSKKDSVTVIFHCDARKIFVRRGIYIVGNHELIGNWKPNEVRMYDDKTEGDEIANDSIYTLIVQIPAGVELEYKYTNSGPHGVWEGEEFPQANRKITIDGSQSRVVITDVFGERKN encoded by the coding sequence ATGAATAAAATTATCGCACTATTTTTTTTACTCTCAACAATCCTATGCTCGCAACCGCGAATTGTTGAGAGTGGAGTTTTATTCACATATTCTAAACCGGCAAAGAGTGTTTCGGTGTGTGGTGATTTTAACAGCTGGACACGCGATGCAAACCCGATGAAACAAGACTCTGCTGGTGTGTTTAGTATAGTCGTTGCCATGAAACCGGGAATCTATCAATACAAACTATATGTTGATAGCACATGGACTCTTGATGACTCCAATCCCGGAACTATCGAGAATTACAATAACAGCAGCAAAAATTCTGTTTTTACTCTCACAGAAAATAACGAAATTGCCTACCACGGTTATCAACCAACAGCTCAAGGAATTATGAACGATACATATCCCAAAAGCGGCGGCACACTTTATGTCAATTTAATCTGGCATCAGCATCAACCGCTCTATCTTGATCCTGCAACAGATCAATTACAGGGTCCATGGGTTCGGACTCATGCCACGAAAGATTATTTTGATATGGCATCGATTCTCGAACATTATCCGAACATCCATTACAATGTCAATCTTACATCGTCAATGTTGTTTCAATTGCAGAAATATTATGTTGATCGATTGAAACCATTTGTTGATGTGAAAAAAAATAAGATTGATGCTAAAAAATTCTTCGCTCACTGGAAAGGAAAGACAGATCCTTGGATCGATCTTGCTTTAAAGCCAACGAAGGATTTTACAAATGACGATTTGCAGTACTTATTATATAACACATGGAATGCATTTGGAATCAGTGAAGTACAAATATCCCGTTTTCCGGCTTATTCTACGTTGAAAGAGCGAAATGCTAAGAAAGAGAGCTTCATTGAGCAAGAACTTCGCGATATTAAATTCTGGTTTTACCTTGCACACTTCGATCCGGATTTTCTCGAAAAAAAGATGTGGCTTCCCGATGGCACAATCATTGATCTGACCGATTTGGTAACGCGACACTCCGATGGCACCTATCATCTCCTCAAAGAAATTACCGAAGAAGATTGTAATAGAATCATTGTTGAAACATATAAAGTGTGTGCGAATGTTATCCCGATCCATAAAAAATTGATGTATAACCACAAATCGCATCAAGGACAGATCGAAGTAGCAACCACACCATTTTTCCATCCGATTCTTCCGTTGATCTTTGATTCAGATTTGGGAAGAATCTGCCAGCCAAACGATGCTATGCCGAATCGATTCAGCTATCCTCAGGATGCCGATGCCCAAGTCGGTATGGCTGTCGATTTCTATACAAAGACATTCGGTCAACCACCTCTCGGTATGTGGCCCGGAGAAGGTTCTGTTGCTCACGAGGTCGTTCCGATCTTCAAGAAAAATGGGATTCAATGGATTGCGACGGATGAAAAAATTCTTGCTCGTTCAAAACCGCACGATCAGCCAAAATATTATCCGTATGAAGTAGATTCCAGTGATGTTGCAGTCGTATTCCGCGAGACAGAACTTTCCGATAAGATTGGGTTTACGTATCAAAATTTTGTGGGTGAAGACGCTGCTGACGATTTTATTAAATCAATTCTCCGGTATGCGCCGACAGAAGGGGTGCCTGATCGACTGCTGACTGTTATTCTGGACGGAGAAAACGCCTGGGAATGGTACCGTCGGGACAACGATGCGAAAGATTTTCTCCATGCGTTGTATCGAAAATTATCAAAGCTTCATAAAACGAAACAAGTCGTAACCGTAACAATGTCTGAATACATTCACGGAAATCCGAAGAGAGATATTTCAGCTCATCCTGTTGAATCTATGCGAAAACTGGATTGGTTGTTTCCCGGTTCGTGGATCAATGCAAATTATGATACGTGGATTGGTGAAGAAGAAGAAAACCGTGCGTGGAATTATTTATTGACAGCCCGTCAGGATCTGGAACATTCCGGATTGAAACAACCGAAACCGACCGATCCTGAACCAAAGGCAAATACAAAAAAATGGTTTGCGTATAAAACTTGGGAAGCGATGTACGCGGCAGAAGGTTCCGATTGGTTCTGGTGGTACGGCACTGATCAAAATGCGCCCGCCGGTGACAAACCATTTGATATAGCCTTTATTACACATTTAAGAAATCTTTACACATTTGGTGAAAAAGCGGGAGGAAAATTCCCGAAGCGTGAGTTTAATCCGATTATTTCAGAGCACGTACAGTTGACAACGAAAGTTGCCGGTGGAACGATGGCGCAAAGTAAAAAGGATTCTGTCACCGTTATTTTCCATTGTGATGCCAGGAAGATCTTCGTCCGACGAGGAATCTATATTGTTGGAAACCATGAGTTGATCGGAAACTGGAAACCGAATGAAGTACGAATGTATGATGATAAGACTGAAGGAGACGAGATCGCTAATGATTCGATCTATACATTGATCGTTCAGATTCCGGCTGGAGTTGAACTCGAATACAAATATACGAACAGCGGTCCGCACGGTGTGTGGGAAGGCGAGGAATTTCCTCAGGCGAATAGAAAAATAACGATTGACGGTTCACAAAGCAGGGTAGTAATTACCGATGTTTTTGGTGAAAGAAAGAACTAG
- a CDS encoding extracellular solute-binding protein, protein MGRRSHLPPRINMMNDWKNILTIAALCIVVISGCGRKDDGRVRITIWHQDRPDVRDVLQKQLNRFMELHPEVKVEQLFKETEELRSGFIIAAIAGQGPEIVYGPSDQVGPFQVMDIILPLDSLFDQQFFDQFDPKGLTYYKGHLYKISDKIGNHLTLVYNKKFISTPPKTEKELIDIGKALTKDTNGDGKIDQYGLGWNYTEPFFFIPFMMGFGGWIMDENDQPTLNTMGTVNGLKFIRDLRDKHKIIPNEADYNIADALFKDGHSAMIINGDWSWAGYQKAGLDIGVAPLPLITSTGIWSGTMVSPKGFSINANITAEKKKWVIELIRYLTSEENQMEATKTLFTMPTNKNVIKSEFVQSNEILRNSQIQIDHGNPMPVVPELRAIWDAMRPSYQAVLAGSKTPEQAATDMQMQAVQRIKEMNE, encoded by the coding sequence ATGGGGCGCCGAAGTCATTTACCTCCTCGCATTAATATGATGAATGATTGGAAGAATATACTTACCATCGCTGCACTCTGTATAGTAGTTATTTCAGGATGCGGGAGGAAGGATGATGGAAGAGTCCGCATTACAATTTGGCATCAGGATCGACCGGATGTTCGTGATGTGCTTCAGAAACAACTGAACCGCTTTATGGAACTGCATCCCGAAGTGAAAGTTGAACAGTTGTTTAAAGAAACAGAAGAGTTGCGCTCCGGATTTATTATCGCCGCTATAGCAGGGCAGGGACCAGAAATTGTTTACGGTCCATCTGACCAAGTCGGTCCTTTCCAAGTGATGGACATTATTCTTCCTCTTGATTCTCTTTTCGATCAACAGTTCTTCGATCAATTCGACCCTAAGGGATTGACATACTACAAAGGACACTTATATAAAATTTCTGACAAAATAGGCAATCACCTTACGTTGGTCTATAATAAAAAATTTATTTCAACTCCACCGAAAACAGAGAAAGAACTGATCGACATTGGAAAAGCATTGACCAAGGATACTAACGGAGATGGAAAGATAGATCAATACGGATTAGGGTGGAATTACACCGAGCCATTCTTTTTTATTCCTTTTATGATGGGATTTGGCGGTTGGATTATGGATGAAAATGATCAACCGACACTGAATACGATGGGAACGGTGAATGGATTAAAGTTCATCCGAGATCTTCGGGATAAACACAAAATTATTCCTAATGAAGCAGATTACAATATCGCCGATGCGTTGTTCAAAGATGGTCACTCCGCAATGATTATTAACGGAGATTGGTCTTGGGCCGGATATCAAAAGGCAGGATTGGATATTGGTGTGGCACCGCTTCCGCTGATAACGTCAACCGGAATTTGGTCTGGCACAATGGTCTCGCCGAAAGGATTTTCAATCAATGCCAACATCACCGCTGAAAAGAAAAAATGGGTGATAGAATTGATTAGATACCTTACCTCGGAGGAAAATCAAATGGAAGCGACCAAAACACTCTTTACAATGCCGACGAATAAAAATGTCATCAAAAGTGAATTTGTGCAATCGAATGAAATTCTCCGCAATTCTCAGATTCAAATTGATCACGGAAATCCTATGCCGGTTGTGCCGGAATTGCGGGCAATTTGGGATGCGATGCGGCCGAGTTATCAAGCAGTGTTAGCCGGCTCGAAAACACCGGAACAAGCTGCTACCGATATGCAAATGCAAGCTGTTCAACGAATTAAGGAGATGAACGAATAA
- a CDS encoding glycoside hydrolase family 13 protein, with product MQNKIVIVPDWVKDSIFYQIFPERFENGDLTNDPPHTEPWGKPPKGNNYFGGDLQGIINRLGHLKRLGVNAIYLNPLFAADSNHKYNTTDYSIIDPAFGTNALFDQFILLCRKNDIKVVIDGVFNHVGTEHFAFKGVKEKGKDSKYASWFNIYSYPVAAAKNPNYECWWGHGSLPKLMVQNPEVKQYLFGVIDYWTDRVDGWRLDVPNEMPHEFWKEFRLRVKSRNSGCYITGEIWDDATPWLQGDEFDAVMNYRFRSACLDYYATDTIKTDEFDKQLETIRTAHHRFNTLAMMNLLGSHDTERYLTLCQSEFWRMKLSIILQMTYIGAPMVYYGDEIGMEGGKDPDCRRTMIWEEKKWDHELFALYQQLISIRKKSIALRRGHFKTLAADNHSRVFAFERRLNAHFAYVAINRRDKIMSVELTVNPQIHELHDEFTGGKYKPIDGNISIDIPPRSARIFLNTIEED from the coding sequence ATGCAAAACAAAATTGTGATTGTCCCAGACTGGGTGAAAGACAGCATCTTTTACCAGATTTTTCCCGAACGATTTGAAAATGGTGATTTAACCAATGATCCACCGCATACCGAACCGTGGGGAAAACCGCCGAAAGGGAATAATTATTTCGGAGGTGATCTTCAAGGGATTATCAATCGTCTCGGACATTTAAAACGCCTTGGCGTGAATGCAATCTATCTAAACCCTCTCTTCGCTGCAGATTCAAATCATAAATATAATACTACCGATTACTCAATCATCGATCCCGCCTTCGGCACCAACGCATTGTTTGACCAATTTATTCTTCTTTGCCGCAAAAATGATATTAAGGTGGTTATCGATGGAGTGTTTAATCATGTCGGGACGGAACATTTTGCTTTCAAGGGTGTGAAAGAAAAGGGAAAAGATTCCAAATATGCATCCTGGTTTAATATCTATTCTTATCCGGTTGCAGCTGCAAAAAATCCAAATTATGAATGCTGGTGGGGACATGGGTCGCTTCCGAAATTGATGGTGCAAAATCCGGAGGTGAAACAATATCTTTTCGGAGTAATTGACTATTGGACAGATCGGGTGGATGGTTGGAGGCTTGATGTTCCCAACGAAATGCCGCACGAATTCTGGAAGGAATTTCGCTTGAGAGTAAAATCCCGAAATTCCGGCTGTTATATTACCGGAGAAATATGGGATGATGCAACGCCCTGGCTTCAGGGGGACGAATTTGATGCGGTCATGAATTACCGTTTTCGATCTGCCTGTTTGGATTATTATGCCACGGATACTATCAAGACGGATGAATTTGATAAACAGTTGGAAACAATACGAACTGCTCATCATCGATTCAATACGCTCGCCATGATGAATTTATTGGGAAGTCATGATACGGAACGGTACTTAACCCTCTGTCAAAGTGAATTTTGGAGAATGAAGCTCTCCATTATTTTGCAAATGACCTATATCGGTGCGCCAATGGTCTATTATGGTGATGAAATTGGAATGGAAGGAGGGAAAGATCCGGATTGCCGTCGTACTATGATTTGGGAAGAGAAAAAATGGGATCATGAATTATTCGCATTATATCAACAATTGATTTCCATTCGAAAGAAATCAATTGCTTTAAGGCGTGGACATTTCAAGACACTTGCTGCGGATAATCATAGCAGGGTGTTTGCCTTTGAACGACGGTTGAATGCACATTTTGCTTACGTTGCCATAAACCGGCGCGATAAAATTATGAGTGTTGAATTGACTGTGAATCCTCAAATACATGAGTTGCACGATGAATTTACCGGGGGAAAATATAAACCGATTGACGGGAATATTTCTATCGATATACCCCCGCGATCCGCAAGAATATTTTTGAACACGATTGAAGAAGATTAA
- a CDS encoding MFS transporter yields the protein MLDIQKRISNTFYAIISLPSTAMGFALSIQISALSWLLTTKYNLDIHEVGIVWAAGPLAGIFGQVIVGLISDKVWFWGGRRRPFILIGGTLASLMLLALPNIDVISNMLGIANLLVVAVIVALTLDLSINISFNPTRSIIADVTPEGNPRTKGYTWMQTISGFFGVLAYVIGATLGNYSLINVGVVLVFLFSVVPMFFVTEAKELIVETSTEQTQKTVTEWGQLWRIYIAHGFSWIGVQTMFVFIIAFIQQKMMTGIEPSDATALSGQIIAISFAVLNTVGFILPAFVLEPIAEKIGRVRVHMLAVAIMSLGYFGIVAFASTAMSMYLFMAICGIGWASIVSLPFAIMSEKVDKSRMGFFMGIFNLSVVLPQLLVSLLVGKFILDAENKNIIFIISGISLALSALFWLLVKEQRGADGAPKSFTSSH from the coding sequence ATGCTTGATATTCAGAAACGCATCAGCAATACCTTCTATGCCATTATCAGTTTACCTTCCACAGCCATGGGATTTGCGCTGTCGATACAGATCTCTGCACTCAGTTGGCTGTTGACAACCAAATATAATCTTGATATCCACGAAGTCGGAATTGTTTGGGCTGCTGGACCTCTGGCCGGAATATTTGGACAGGTAATTGTTGGATTGATTAGTGATAAAGTATGGTTTTGGGGTGGACGGAGAAGACCGTTTATCCTTATCGGGGGAACGCTTGCCTCACTTATGCTTCTAGCGCTCCCCAATATTGACGTGATCAGCAATATGCTTGGAATCGCAAATCTGCTTGTTGTTGCTGTGATTGTAGCTCTCACGCTTGATCTTTCCATCAACATCAGTTTTAATCCTACCCGCTCAATTATCGCCGATGTTACACCTGAAGGAAATCCTCGCACAAAAGGATATACATGGATGCAAACCATTTCAGGATTTTTCGGAGTTCTGGCGTATGTTATCGGTGCAACATTAGGAAATTATTCTTTGATCAATGTCGGTGTGGTTTTGGTGTTCCTTTTCTCTGTTGTACCGATGTTCTTTGTGACCGAAGCAAAAGAACTTATTGTAGAAACGTCTACAGAACAAACACAAAAGACTGTGACTGAATGGGGTCAATTGTGGAGAATTTACATTGCGCATGGATTCTCGTGGATTGGCGTACAGACAATGTTTGTCTTCATCATCGCATTCATTCAGCAAAAAATGATGACAGGTATTGAACCGTCCGATGCAACAGCATTGTCAGGACAGATTATTGCCATTTCGTTTGCCGTGCTCAATACCGTCGGATTTATTCTCCCTGCATTCGTTCTTGAACCGATTGCAGAAAAAATCGGCAGGGTTCGAGTGCACATGCTTGCTGTTGCGATTATGTCTCTTGGATACTTTGGAATCGTTGCGTTTGCAAGCACAGCTATGTCCATGTACTTGTTTATGGCTATCTGCGGAATCGGGTGGGCGTCCATCGTCAGTTTACCGTTTGCGATCATGTCCGAAAAAGTTGATAAGAGCAGGATGGGTTTTTTCATGGGAATATTTAATCTCTCTGTTGTATTGCCGCAATTATTAGTCAGTCTTCTTGTCGGTAAATTTATCCTCGATGCTGAAAATAAGAACATCATTTTTATCATCAGTGGAATTTCATTGGCTCTGTCCGCGCTTTTTTGGTTGTTGGTCAAGGAACAACGGGGAGCGGATGGGGCGCCGAAGTCATTTACCTCCTCGCATTAA
- a CDS encoding alpha-amylase family glycosyl hydrolase — protein sequence MKKIVLIICTVTFLSQAQDSVDVTFRYNAPASPTIYLVGEFNGWNNSVMPMDNTSGTVWERTVRLPVGGNPNPPVNGVPGAWQYKFYYAGVGQWPNDPLNHHENPNDNANTYLYIKNPTIYHLLPNQRQSVVNTGTPIINAYLFPKVGASIDTSSITVTIDGIAYKQIGKNYDAVTKKFSFLLPNSLSNGKHNVKLEVASSAGTTNADSVYFTTQAGFIQITSQGGYPTRNSMRTMRGLVQNNAVTLAKIVRNSTDTTVVTVTNGSFSASDTLTEGLNIFKAVVDTNGTLVASDPVTYTYIVNHSPFARASAAFTSGDQISLTASGSTHPDGKSMTYKWLDDPKTPLGLNSKSGLTVAVTTPTKPGEYYFSIIASDSVGGVDTARCYFIIKKDGSYENPTTTSNPQWAKQARVYFLFPKSFTAQGTIPASTQRLQYVKDMGFNVIWMMPVMKNAYPIDQNYGPGYNITDFYNVAPEYGSNQDFKDFVTQAHALGIRVILDVTPNHTSRFHPWSQDAHLFKQDSRYWSWYEHTTIPHNTNGLGQTFDADGFNYYSAFSDQLLNYNWTDIDARTEMINVYKYWIKEFGLDGYRFDVFWGPHRRYGEVNMGKPMRDALKHIKPDILLLAEDDGTGSGTEAIYADQGGGVDAAYDFKSYFNQIRGFSFSTLAVDNLHNELNNGGYFPGPNALYMRFMESQDEDRITHNYSANYLYDTVTTLNRTKPIASVIFSVPGFPMIWNGQEIGYGYGIGGAKEKRTRTTINWNFPGQFLQKHYQRLAWIRGAFPAFSTQSFSRIGTNDGAVYGILRQYQDENVITLANVAEQQRNVTLNLSITGTPNLLFTNPTDGKTYYVNDVYNDTTHQITFSNGSANFSMSIPPYGTAVLVISDSVKKITVPVVTAVTQRPESTVPGTYAMSRNYPNPFNPSTTIAYQLPVNGEVSLKIYDMLGREVASLVNDIQSAGVYTTTFDGKNLASGMYFYTLKAGNYTITKKMMLVK from the coding sequence ATGAAAAAAATAGTTTTAATTATTTGCACGGTAACATTTTTGTCGCAAGCACAAGACAGTGTTGATGTAACATTTCGGTATAATGCTCCAGCAAGTCCAACAATTTACTTGGTCGGTGAATTTAACGGATGGAATAATAGTGTGATGCCGATGGATAATACATCCGGCACTGTATGGGAAAGAACTGTACGTCTTCCGGTGGGTGGAAATCCTAATCCACCTGTCAACGGAGTTCCCGGTGCGTGGCAGTACAAATTCTATTATGCTGGGGTTGGTCAATGGCCTAATGATCCGTTGAACCACCATGAGAATCCGAATGATAATGCGAATACGTATCTGTACATTAAAAATCCGACAATTTATCATCTACTCCCTAATCAACGGCAATCTGTAGTGAATACCGGAACTCCGATCATCAATGCTTATCTCTTCCCAAAAGTTGGCGCATCTATTGATACTTCTTCCATCACAGTAACAATTGATGGTATTGCGTATAAGCAAATTGGGAAGAACTATGATGCCGTAACAAAAAAGTTTTCTTTTCTTTTGCCGAATTCGCTTTCAAACGGCAAGCATAATGTGAAATTGGAGGTTGCATCTTCGGCTGGGACAACAAACGCTGACTCAGTCTACTTTACAACTCAAGCAGGATTTATTCAGATTACATCTCAAGGCGGATACCCGACAAGAAATTCAATGCGAACGATGCGCGGGCTGGTGCAAAATAATGCAGTAACCTTGGCGAAGATTGTTCGCAATTCAACAGATACGACGGTTGTAACAGTTACCAACGGTTCATTTTCTGCATCAGATACACTTACGGAAGGTCTTAATATATTTAAGGCAGTTGTCGATACAAACGGGACTCTTGTTGCCTCCGATCCGGTGACTTACACATATATTGTTAATCACTCTCCATTTGCCAGAGCATCTGCTGCTTTTACCTCGGGAGATCAAATTTCTTTAACAGCTTCGGGTAGTACTCATCCGGACGGAAAGTCCATGACATACAAATGGCTGGACGATCCAAAGACTCCTTTAGGACTGAATAGTAAATCCGGATTGACTGTGGCAGTAACCACACCGACGAAACCGGGTGAATATTATTTTTCGATAATTGCATCAGACAGCGTCGGCGGTGTTGATACAGCTCGATGCTATTTTATCATCAAAAAAGATGGATCGTATGAGAATCCGACCACAACAAGTAATCCTCAATGGGCAAAACAGGCACGTGTGTATTTCTTGTTTCCGAAATCATTTACAGCTCAAGGAACCATCCCTGCTTCTACCCAACGGCTGCAGTATGTTAAGGATATGGGATTTAATGTTATTTGGATGATGCCGGTGATGAAGAATGCATATCCAATCGATCAAAATTATGGACCGGGTTATAATATTACAGACTTTTATAATGTTGCACCAGAATATGGTTCAAATCAAGACTTCAAAGATTTTGTTACGCAAGCCCATGCGCTCGGAATAAGAGTAATTTTAGATGTTACACCAAATCATACATCACGATTCCATCCATGGTCACAAGATGCCCATCTCTTCAAACAGGATTCCCGTTACTGGAGTTGGTATGAACACACTACTATTCCTCACAACACGAACGGATTGGGTCAGACATTCGATGCAGATGGATTTAATTATTACAGCGCGTTCAGCGATCAACTATTGAATTATAACTGGACAGACATCGACGCACGGACAGAAATGATTAACGTGTATAAATATTGGATCAAAGAGTTCGGTCTTGATGGATATCGATTTGATGTATTTTGGGGGCCGCACCGTCGTTATGGTGAAGTTAACATGGGTAAACCAATGCGCGATGCGTTGAAACACATTAAACCTGATATTTTACTTCTCGCGGAAGATGATGGTACGGGTTCAGGTACGGAAGCGATTTATGCAGATCAAGGTGGCGGCGTGGATGCAGCGTATGATTTTAAATCATACTTTAATCAAATACGCGGTTTTAGTTTCAGTACGCTAGCAGTGGATAATCTTCACAACGAATTAAATAACGGTGGATATTTCCCCGGCCCAAATGCGTTATATATGCGGTTTATGGAGTCGCAGGATGAAGACCGAATCACTCATAACTATTCTGCCAATTATCTTTATGACACCGTAACAACTTTAAACAGAACAAAGCCGATTGCATCAGTCATTTTTTCTGTGCCTGGTTTTCCCATGATCTGGAATGGACAGGAAATTGGTTATGGGTATGGTATCGGTGGAGCAAAGGAAAAAAGGACTCGTACCACTATTAATTGGAATTTCCCAGGACAATTTCTTCAAAAGCATTATCAACGCCTCGCATGGATCCGCGGAGCATTTCCGGCATTTTCAACGCAATCATTCTCCCGTATCGGGACGAATGACGGCGCTGTGTACGGAATCCTCCGCCAATATCAGGATGAGAATGTGATTACATTGGCTAACGTTGCCGAACAACAGCGGAACGTTACCTTAAATCTTTCCATTACCGGTACGCCTAATCTATTATTTACTAATCCAACAGATGGAAAAACGTATTATGTGAATGATGTTTATAATGATACAACCCATCAGATTACATTCTCAAACGGCAGCGCGAATTTTTCTATGAGCATTCCTCCATACGGAACTGCTGTATTAGTTATTTCTGATTCTGTTAAAAAAATAACTGTTCCCGTTGTGACTGCTGTTACACAACGGCCCGAATCTACCGTTCCAGGTACTTATGCAATGTCACGGAATTACCCAAATCCATTTAATCCTTCAACAACAATTGCTTACCAACTTCCTGTGAATGGCGAAGTTTCGTTGAAGATTTACGATATGCTTGGCAGGGAAGTGGCTTCTTTGGTGAACGATATACAGTCTGCAGGTGTATATACCACGACGTTTGATGGGAAGAATCTTGCATCCGGAATGTATTTCTATACGTTGAAAGCAGGGAATTATACCATAACGAAAAAAATGATGTTGGTGAAATAA